The proteins below are encoded in one region of Bacillus vallismortis:
- a CDS encoding monovalent cation:proton antiporter family protein, with protein MAHSSVASLVVVLIVAFLTPILLHRFKLTIPVVVAEIIMGLIIGKSGLNLVVEGDTWLETLSLLGFIFLMFLSGLEIDFSSFEKGKKKQLLPNGKAVPNTFAAASVIFAGIFILSLLLSYGFVLAGFIENAFLMTLIISTISLGVVVPTLKEERIMNSNIGQIILLVAVIADLVTMILLAVFSSLYGEDSGNMWLLMILFAAGVVLYFFGRVFKHRSFVESMSKGTIQIGTRAIFTLIIVLVALSESLGAENILGAFLAGVLVSLLSPNKELVQQLDSFGYGFLIPIFFVMVGVKLDIWTLFQDPKILIMIPLLLLALLVSKIIPVLYLKKWYDNRTILASGFLLTSTLSLVIAAATIGQQLHVISANMSGALTLVAVIASIFSPVFFKKLYKREEQPEEKKTITFIGANQMTLPVTLELPEEEYDVRVVHVYQENAEEKLSESVFSVEAISNYEHGTLESLGIFDTDILVVATGNEDMNAEIALLAKEKGTERVIASVGSPENEATLKEQGINIFSMLLSTKTLLRALIEAPGVMKLLTNEESSLYQINMENSTYDGVILREFPFTGDVIFVRIFRGVDSIVPHGDTRLKLGDRLIVTGSRGYVTELKKSLEG; from the coding sequence ATGGCGCATTCATCTGTCGCATCTTTAGTTGTTGTACTTATCGTTGCATTTTTGACACCCATCCTTTTGCATCGCTTTAAACTGACCATCCCGGTTGTTGTTGCAGAAATCATTATGGGGCTGATTATCGGAAAAAGCGGTCTTAATTTAGTTGTCGAGGGCGATACATGGCTTGAGACGCTTTCTCTGCTCGGATTTATCTTTTTAATGTTTTTAAGTGGGCTTGAAATTGATTTTTCATCGTTTGAGAAAGGAAAGAAAAAGCAGCTCCTGCCGAACGGCAAAGCGGTGCCCAATACGTTTGCTGCGGCGTCCGTTATTTTTGCCGGTATATTTATTTTATCATTGCTGCTGTCCTATGGGTTCGTCTTGGCAGGATTTATCGAAAATGCGTTTTTAATGACGCTCATTATCTCAACGATTTCGTTAGGCGTTGTCGTTCCAACGTTAAAAGAAGAACGGATCATGAATTCAAATATCGGGCAGATTATTTTGCTTGTTGCCGTTATTGCTGATTTGGTCACGATGATTCTTCTTGCCGTGTTTTCTTCTCTATACGGAGAAGACAGCGGAAACATGTGGCTCTTGATGATCCTGTTTGCAGCCGGAGTGGTGCTTTACTTTTTCGGCCGGGTCTTTAAACATCGTTCATTTGTTGAGTCTATGTCAAAAGGGACGATTCAGATTGGGACGCGTGCCATTTTTACGTTAATTATCGTACTCGTTGCCCTGTCTGAATCACTTGGGGCGGAAAATATTCTCGGCGCTTTCTTAGCGGGGGTTCTCGTTTCCCTTCTTTCGCCAAATAAAGAACTTGTTCAGCAGCTGGATTCATTCGGCTATGGGTTCTTGATTCCGATTTTCTTTGTGATGGTCGGAGTGAAGCTGGATATTTGGACCCTTTTCCAAGATCCGAAAATTTTGATCATGATCCCGCTTCTGCTTTTGGCGCTGTTAGTCAGCAAAATTATTCCCGTCCTGTACTTGAAGAAGTGGTATGATAACCGCACCATTTTGGCGTCTGGTTTTCTGCTGACGTCAACGCTTTCTCTCGTGATTGCCGCTGCGACAATCGGCCAGCAGCTTCACGTGATCAGCGCAAATATGTCAGGAGCGCTGACGTTAGTAGCCGTCATTGCCAGTATTTTTTCACCGGTCTTCTTTAAAAAATTATACAAACGGGAGGAGCAGCCGGAGGAGAAAAAGACCATTACGTTTATCGGCGCAAACCAAATGACATTGCCTGTTACTCTTGAACTGCCGGAAGAGGAGTATGACGTGCGTGTTGTGCATGTCTATCAAGAGAACGCGGAGGAAAAGCTGTCGGAATCAGTTTTTTCTGTTGAAGCGATTTCTAATTATGAACACGGGACGCTTGAATCACTCGGCATTTTTGATACGGATATCCTGGTTGTTGCGACCGGGAATGAAGACATGAATGCGGAGATTGCACTACTTGCAAAAGAAAAAGGAACAGAAAGAGTGATTGCCAGCGTCGGATCACCCGAAAATGAAGCAACTTTGAAGGAGCAGGGAATCAACATCTTTTCTATGCTGCTGTCGACAAAAACACTGCTTCGCGCGCTAATAGAAGCGCCTGGTGTCATGAAGCTGCTCACGAACGAAGAGTCTTCGCTGTATCAAATTAATATGGAAAACAGCACATACGACGGTGTGATTTTGCGGGAATTCCCTTTTACAGGCGATGTCATCTTTGTCAGGATTTTCAGAGGTGTGGACAGCATCGTTCCTCATGGGGATACAAGGCTGAAATTGGGTGACCGCTTAATTGTCACCGGATCTCGGGGGTATGTAACGGAACTTAAGAAATCGTTGGAAGGATAA
- the thiO gene encoding glycine oxidase ThiO, with amino-acid sequence MKRHYDAIVIGGGIIGSAIAYHLAKENKTIALFESGTMGGRTTSAAAGMLGAHAECEERDAFFDFAMHSQRLYKGLGEELYTISGIDIMQHNGGMFKLAFSEEDMLRLRKMDGLDSVSWHTKEEVLEKEPYTSGDIFGAAFIQDDVHVEPYFVCKAYVKAAKALGAEIFEHTPVLNVERGGEALSIETPNGYVWADHVAVASGVWSGMFFRQLGLNHSFFPVKGECLSVWNDEIPLTKTLYHDHCYIVPRKSGRLVVGATMKPGDWSETPDLGGLESVMKKAKTMLPAIQNMKVDRFWAGLRPGTKDGKPYIGRHPEDSRIVFAAGHFRNGILLAPATGALVSDLIMNKEVNPDWLHAFRIDRKEAVQI; translated from the coding sequence ATGAAAAGGCATTATGATGCAATTGTCATTGGAGGCGGGATTATCGGTTCCGCGATTGCTTATCATTTAGCAAAGGAAAACAAAACAATCGCCTTGTTTGAAAGCGGGACAATGGGCGGCAGAACAACAAGCGCTGCTGCCGGAATGCTGGGCGCCCATGCCGAATGCGAGGAACGTGACGCGTTTTTTGATTTCGCCATGCACAGCCAGCGTCTGTACAAAGGTCTTGGGGAAGAGCTTTACACCATATCGGGTATTGATATCATGCAGCATAACGGCGGGATGTTTAAGCTTGCGTTTTCTGAAGAAGACATGCTGCGGCTGAGGAAGATGGATGGCTTGGATTCTGTCAGCTGGCATACAAAAGAAGAAGTTTTAGAAAAAGAGCCTTATACGTCAGGTGACATTTTCGGGGCAGCCTTTATTCAAGATGATGTGCATGTTGAGCCTTATTTTGTTTGCAAGGCATATGTGAAAGCGGCAAAAGCGCTTGGGGCTGAGATTTTTGAGCATACGCCCGTCCTCAATGTGGAACGTGGCGGTGAAGCGCTGTCCATCGAAACGCCGAATGGCTATGTATGGGCGGATCATGTCGCGGTTGCCAGCGGGGTGTGGAGCGGAATGTTTTTTAGGCAGCTTGGGCTGAATCACTCATTTTTCCCTGTAAAAGGGGAGTGCCTGTCTGTTTGGAATGATGAGATACCGCTGACAAAAACACTTTACCATGACCATTGCTATATCGTACCGAGAAAAAGTGGCAGACTGGTTGTCGGCGCGACAATGAAGCCGGGTGATTGGAGTGAAACACCGGATCTTGGCGGGCTGGAATCGGTTATGAAAAAAGCAAAAACGATGCTGCCGGCCATTCAGAATATGAAGGTGGATCGTTTTTGGGCTGGATTGCGTCCGGGAACAAAGGACGGAAAACCGTACATCGGCAGACACCCTGAGGACAGCCGTATTGTATTTGCGGCGGGCCATTTCAGAAATGGGATTCTGCTTGCTCCGGCAACCGGCGCTTTGGTCAGTGATCTCATCATGAATAAGGAGGTCAATCCAGACTGGCTGCACGCATTCCGAATTGATCGCAAGGAGGCGGTTCAGATATGA
- the cotO gene encoding spore coat protein CotO: protein MKMSNKKRNADKKPLMYIVQPDYAETTRSSMQEIVIKKKTDKPDPPKAEEKPAYHEKQQEEAVPTDIKQAEEKPAAEPVSQQIQEVRAPENKKNQQEQKAEPQAVEKTVEHEPPKAEKKEEPALELEARKPEKEPEAVHNAAKAEEKAPPARKVKKPMSKMTIHEKIDFLTKLPHNMPRALCLIEANGRTYRGVIVGRRNDSVLLRTTGNGAPTELAIDEITSLHPLGF, encoded by the coding sequence ATGAAGATGTCTAATAAGAAACGAAACGCGGATAAAAAACCGCTCATGTATATTGTTCAGCCGGATTACGCAGAAACAACAAGGTCATCCATGCAGGAGATCGTCATCAAAAAAAAGACCGACAAACCCGATCCGCCAAAAGCAGAGGAAAAGCCTGCCTACCATGAGAAACAGCAGGAGGAAGCCGTGCCAACGGATATCAAACAAGCAGAGGAAAAGCCTGCTGCTGAGCCAGTGAGCCAGCAAATACAAGAGGTGAGAGCGCCAGAGAATAAAAAGAACCAGCAGGAACAGAAAGCAGAGCCGCAAGCCGTTGAAAAAACCGTTGAACACGAGCCTCCTAAAGCTGAAAAAAAGGAAGAGCCTGCACTTGAACTTGAGGCCCGGAAGCCTGAAAAAGAACCGGAGGCTGTCCATAATGCTGCCAAAGCGGAGGAAAAAGCACCGCCGGCAAGAAAAGTGAAAAAACCGATGAGCAAGATGACGATCCACGAAAAAATTGATTTTTTAACAAAGCTGCCCCATAACATGCCGAGAGCGCTTTGTTTGATTGAAGCCAACGGAAGAACGTACAGAGGCGTGATTGTCGGTAGAAGAAATGATTCCGTCCTGCTCCGCACGACTGGAAACGGCGCGCCGACTGAACTGGCGATTGATGAAATCACCTCCTTGCACCCGCTCGGTTTTTAA
- the cotZ gene encoding spore coat protein CotZ codes for MSQKTSSCVREAVENIEDLQNAVEEDCPTSCHSKLLSPTHSLGDTVPFVLFTSKSNPLVAFGNVGELENGPCFNTVFFRVEKVHGSCATLSLLIAFDEHKHILDFTDKDTVCEVFRLEKTNYCIEVDLDCFCAINCLNPRLINRTHH; via the coding sequence ATGAGCCAGAAAACATCAAGCTGCGTGCGTGAAGCTGTAGAAAATATTGAAGATCTGCAAAACGCTGTTGAAGAGGACTGCCCGACAAGCTGCCATTCAAAGCTTTTATCACCAACCCATTCGTTGGGCGATACAGTGCCTTTCGTGCTGTTTACATCAAAATCAAATCCTCTGGTCGCTTTCGGAAATGTTGGCGAACTGGAAAACGGACCTTGCTTTAATACTGTATTTTTCAGAGTGGAAAAAGTTCATGGCAGCTGTGCGACACTGTCATTATTAATCGCATTTGACGAACACAAACACATTTTGGACTTCACCGATAAAGATACGGTTTGTGAAGTGTTCCGACTTGAAAAAACGAACTACTGCATTGAGGTGGACTTAGACTGCTTCTGCGCAATCAATTGCTTAAATCCTCGACTAATTAATCGCACGCACCATTAA
- the tenA gene encoding thiaminase II: MKFSEECRSAAAEWWEGSFVDPFVQGIGDGTLPIDRFKYYVLQDSYYLTHFAKVQSFGAAYAKDLYTTGRMASHAQGTYEAEMALHREFAELLEISEEERKAFKPSPTAYSYTSHMYRSVLSGNFAEILAALLPCYWLYYEVGEKLLTCDPGHPIYQKWISTYGGDWFRQQVEEQINRFDELAENSTEEVRAKMKENFVISSFYEYQFWGMANRKEGWSDRGVKEVEELGASRHN, encoded by the coding sequence GTGAAATTTTCAGAAGAATGCCGCAGTGCAGCCGCAGAATGGTGGGAAGGGAGCTTTGTCGATCCGTTCGTTCAGGGAATCGGTGATGGAACGCTTCCGATTGACCGTTTTAAATACTACGTGCTTCAGGATTCTTATTATTTAACGCATTTTGCGAAGGTGCAATCGTTTGGCGCCGCTTATGCGAAGGACCTTTATACAACGGGACGGATGGCAAGCCACGCCCAAGGTACATATGAGGCGGAAATGGCGCTTCACCGCGAGTTTGCGGAGCTGTTGGAGATCAGTGAGGAAGAGCGTAAGGCCTTTAAGCCGTCTCCAACGGCGTACTCATATACATCCCATATGTACCGTTCGGTTTTGAGCGGGAATTTTGCTGAGATCTTAGCAGCCCTTCTGCCGTGCTACTGGCTGTATTACGAGGTTGGCGAGAAATTGCTGACATGTGATCCGGGGCATCCGATTTATCAGAAGTGGATCAGCACATACGGCGGTGACTGGTTCAGACAGCAGGTCGAAGAACAAATCAACCGCTTTGATGAGCTGGCGGAAAACAGCACGGAGGAAGTGCGTGCCAAGATGAAAGAGAATTTTGTTATTTCAAGCTTTTATGAGTATCAATTTTGGGGGATGGCCAATCGAAAAGAAGGCTGGTCCGACCGCGGCGTAAAAGAGGTGGAGGAACTTGGAGCTTCACGCCATAACTGA
- the thiF gene encoding thiazole biosynthesis adenylyltransferase ThiF yields the protein MTDRYSRQELFAPIGPAGQKKLKESRAVIIGAGALGTASAEMLVRAGVGSVKIADRDYVEWSNLQRQQLYTEDDVKKEMPKAAAAEHRLRSINSDVDVTGLVMDVTAENIFELIKDASIIVDAADNFETRLIVNDAAVKEGIPFLYGACVGSYGLTFTVVPGSTPCLHCLLDTLPIGGATCDTAGIISPAVMQVAVFQVTDALKLLTGEECEPLLRSFDLWKNERSEVRVAGLKHDACPSCGTKEFPFLSYENQTKAAVLCGRNTVQIRSSFTKEADLEVLAGQLKQAGLHVAANPYLISCRSDDMKMVLFRDGRALIHGTNDIARAKSIYHKWIG from the coding sequence ATGACGGACAGGTACTCCAGACAGGAGCTGTTTGCTCCGATCGGCCCAGCCGGCCAGAAGAAATTGAAAGAATCGCGCGCCGTGATTATCGGCGCCGGCGCGCTTGGAACAGCGAGTGCTGAAATGCTGGTCAGAGCGGGTGTCGGCTCTGTGAAGATTGCCGACAGAGATTATGTGGAATGGAGCAACCTGCAGCGCCAGCAGCTGTATACAGAAGATGATGTCAAAAAAGAAATGCCGAAAGCGGCCGCTGCTGAGCATCGCCTCCGTTCGATTAACAGCGATGTTGATGTGACGGGCCTTGTCATGGATGTGACAGCTGAAAATATCTTCGAGCTGATTAAGGATGCTTCCATCATAGTGGATGCGGCCGATAATTTTGAAACCCGCCTGATCGTAAATGACGCTGCGGTAAAAGAAGGCATTCCTTTTCTTTACGGTGCCTGTGTAGGGAGCTACGGTCTTACCTTTACCGTAGTGCCGGGATCGACCCCCTGCCTGCATTGCTTGCTTGATACACTTCCGATTGGCGGAGCGACATGTGACACAGCCGGCATCATCAGCCCGGCTGTTATGCAGGTAGCGGTCTTTCAGGTGACAGACGCCCTGAAGCTGCTGACAGGAGAGGAGTGCGAGCCACTGCTGCGCTCTTTTGACTTGTGGAAAAACGAACGGTCAGAGGTGAGAGTGGCAGGCCTCAAACATGACGCATGCCCAAGCTGTGGCACAAAGGAATTTCCGTTTTTGTCATATGAGAACCAAACAAAAGCGGCTGTATTGTGCGGCAGGAACACGGTGCAAATCAGATCATCCTTCACAAAAGAAGCGGATCTTGAAGTGCTGGCCGGCCAGCTGAAGCAAGCAGGGCTTCATGTAGCCGCGAACCCGTATTTAATTTCCTGCCGCTCGGATGATATGAAAATGGTGCTGTTCCGGGACGGCAGAGCATTGATCCATGGAACGAATGATATTGCCCGGGCAAAATCCATTTATCATAAATGGATCGGGTAA
- the thiG gene encoding thiazole synthase: MSMLTIGGKSFQSRLLLGTGKYPSFDIQKEAVAVSESDILTFAVRRMNIFEASQPNFLEQLDLSKYTLLPNTAGASTAEEAVRIARLAKASGLCDMIKVEVIGCGRSLLPDPVETLKASEQLLEEGFIVLPYTSDDVVLARKLEELGVHAIMPGASPIGSGQGILNPLNLSFIIEQAKVPVIVDAGIGSPKDAAYAMELGADGVLLNTAVSGANDPVKMARAMKLAVEAGRLSYEAGRIPLKQYGTASSPGEGLPV; the protein is encoded by the coding sequence ATGAGCATGTTAACCATTGGCGGGAAATCATTTCAATCAAGATTGTTGCTGGGGACGGGGAAATACCCATCGTTTGACATCCAAAAGGAAGCGGTGGCCGTTTCCGAGTCTGATATTTTAACATTTGCTGTGCGGAGAATGAACATCTTTGAAGCGTCTCAGCCTAATTTTCTGGAACAGCTTGATTTATCCAAATATACGCTTCTGCCGAATACAGCGGGCGCCAGCACCGCTGAAGAAGCGGTACGGATCGCGAGGCTGGCGAAAGCGTCAGGACTTTGTGACATGATTAAAGTGGAAGTCATCGGGTGCGGACGTTCCTTGCTGCCTGATCCTGTTGAGACATTAAAAGCGTCCGAACAGCTTCTTGAAGAAGGGTTTATCGTGCTCCCGTACACATCAGATGATGTTGTGCTCGCAAGAAAGCTGGAAGAGCTTGGCGTTCATGCCATCATGCCTGGTGCATCTCCGATCGGCTCTGGACAAGGAATCTTAAATCCTTTGAATCTGTCATTTATTATTGAACAAGCAAAAGTGCCGGTCATTGTGGACGCCGGCATCGGATCGCCTAAAGACGCGGCATACGCAATGGAGCTTGGAGCGGACGGCGTACTCCTCAATACGGCTGTATCTGGCGCGAATGATCCTGTGAAAATGGCGCGTGCGATGAAGCTCGCGGTGGAAGCGGGACGCCTTTCTTATGAGGCGGGACGCATTCCGCTTAAGCAATACGGAACGGCAAGCAGTCCGGGAGAAGGTCTTCCTGTATGA
- the thiS gene encoding sulfur carrier protein ThiS has protein sequence MLQLNGKDVKWEKDKGTIQDLLAFYQLENKIVIVERNKEIIGKEHYHEVELCDRDVIEIVHFVGGG, from the coding sequence ATGCTACAGCTGAACGGTAAAGACGTGAAGTGGGAAAAAGACAAAGGTACAATTCAAGACCTGCTGGCGTTCTATCAGCTTGAAAATAAAATCGTTATCGTTGAAAGAAATAAAGAAATTATCGGCAAAGAACATTATCACGAAGTTGAGCTTTGTGATCGCGATGTCATTGAAATTGTCCATTTTGTAGGAGGCGGATGA
- the cotX gene encoding spore coat protein CotX: MESRPYSWVALDPDCDHPLDEKEKKEDRKCNCDVCCNGNGFGNDNAFIDQDLAQANLNKQVSDETIIIRDSCDINVTSTDVQAVTSVVTALNAAVVTATLTSIADGVIAELVAQDLLQLTANKQVNRQKLLIECSRGVNVSTVDADIATLISTATNTLVAILVITLVL; this comes from the coding sequence ATGGAAAGCAGACCATATTCTTGGGTTGCACTTGATCCTGACTGTGACCACCCGTTAGACGAAAAAGAAAAAAAAGAAGACAGAAAATGCAATTGCGATGTTTGCTGTAATGGCAATGGGTTTGGCAACGACAACGCCTTTATCGACCAAGATCTAGCTCAGGCAAATCTCAACAAACAAGTCTCCGATGAAACGATTATCATCAGAGATTCTTGTGACATCAATGTTACATCTACAGACGTTCAAGCCGTAACTTCAGTCGTAACAGCACTTAATGCAGCTGTCGTAACAGCTACTCTGACATCCATTGCAGATGGAGTAATTGCCGAATTAGTCGCACAAGATTTATTGCAACTTACAGCTAACAAACAAGTTAACCGCCAAAAACTTCTCATCGAATGCTCCCGCGGCGTAAATGTCTCAACAGTAGATGCCGATATCGCAACTCTTATCTCTACAGCAACAAACACCCTTGTAGCGATCCTAGTTATTACTCTTGTTCTCTAG
- the fabI gene encoding enoyl-ACP reductase FabI has product MNVSLEGRNIVVMGVANKRSIAWGIARSLHEAGARLIFTYAGERLEKSVQELAGTLERNDSIILPCDVTNDAEIETCFASIKEQVGVVHGIAHCIAFANKEELVGEYLNTNRDGFLLAHNISSYSLTAVVKAARPMMTEGGSIVTLTYLGGELVMPNYNVMGVAKASLDASVKYLAADLGKENIRVNSISAGPIRTLSAKGISDFNSILKDIEERAPLRRTTTPEEVGDTAAFLFSDMSRGITGENLHVDSGFHITAR; this is encoded by the coding sequence ATGAATGTTTCACTTGAAGGCCGCAACATTGTCGTGATGGGAGTTGCCAACAAACGCAGTATCGCATGGGGAATTGCGCGCTCTCTGCATGAAGCGGGAGCACGCTTGATTTTCACATACGCAGGAGAACGCCTGGAGAAATCAGTTCAAGAGCTTGCCGGAACATTAGAACGCAATGACTCCATTATTCTTCCTTGCGACGTCACAAACGACGCGGAAATCGAAACTTGCTTCGCAAGCATTAAGGAGCAGGTCGGTGTGGTCCACGGTATCGCGCATTGTATCGCGTTTGCCAACAAAGAAGAGCTTGTCGGCGAATACTTAAACACAAATCGTGACGGTTTCCTTTTGGCTCATAACATCAGCTCATACTCTCTGACAGCTGTTGTCAAAGCGGCTCGTCCGATGATGACTGAAGGCGGAAGCATTGTCACTTTGACTTACCTTGGCGGAGAGCTTGTGATGCCAAACTACAACGTCATGGGTGTAGCGAAAGCTTCTCTTGATGCAAGTGTGAAATATTTAGCTGCCGACTTAGGAAAAGAAAATATCCGCGTCAACAGCATTTCCGCAGGCCCGATCAGAACATTGTCTGCTAAAGGCATCAGCGATTTCAACTCGATCTTAAAAGACATCGAAGAGCGTGCGCCGCTTCGCCGCACGACAACACCTGAAGAAGTAGGCGATACAGCTGCGTTCTTATTCAGCGATATGTCCCGAGGCATTACAGGTGAAAATCTTCACGTTGATTCAGGTTTCCATATCACTGCCCGCTAA
- the cotY gene encoding spore coat protein CotY has product MSCGKTHGRHENCVCDAVEKILAEQEAVEEQCPTGCYTNLLNPTIAGKDTIPFLLFDKKGGLFSTFGNVGGFVDDMQCFESIFFRVEKLCDCCATLSILRPVDVKGDTLSVCHPCDPDFFGLEKTDFCIEVDLGCFCAIQCLSPELVDRTSPNRDKKHHHNG; this is encoded by the coding sequence ATGAGCTGCGGAAAAACCCATGGCCGGCATGAGAACTGTGTATGCGATGCAGTGGAAAAGATTTTAGCAGAGCAGGAGGCAGTTGAGGAACAGTGTCCTACTGGCTGCTATACAAACCTTTTGAATCCGACAATTGCAGGTAAAGACACAATTCCGTTTCTCTTGTTTGATAAAAAAGGCGGATTGTTCTCCACTTTCGGAAACGTGGGGGGATTTGTGGATGATATGCAATGCTTTGAGTCCATTTTCTTCCGCGTTGAAAAATTATGCGATTGCTGTGCAACACTGTCTATTTTACGCCCGGTCGATGTCAAAGGCGATACCTTAAGTGTTTGCCATCCTTGCGACCCGGATTTCTTTGGGCTTGAAAAAACAGATTTTTGCATCGAAGTGGATCTCGGATGCTTCTGTGCCATTCAGTGCCTGTCACCGGAGCTAGTTGACAGAACATCCCCTAACAGAGACAAAAAGCATCATCACAATGGATAA
- the thiD gene encoding bifunctional hydroxymethylpyrimidine kinase/phosphomethylpyrimidine kinase — MTIYKAMTIAGSDSGGGAGIQADIKTFQELDVFGMSAITAVTAQNTLGVHGVYPLTVEALSQQIDAVAEDLRPDAVKTGMLWNAEMIEEVARKIDEYGFNRVIVDPVMIAKGGASLLHDESVATLKELLIPRSYTITPNVPEAETLTGMTIRSLDDRKKAAEQLVEMGAQNVIIKGGHQPEDNHITDLLFDGSMFMQISHPYIDTKHTHGTGCTFATALTAQTAKGDSIHQAFEVAANFVREAVEHTLGIGSGHGPTNHFAFKRNSLKQANEITS; from the coding sequence ATGACGATTTATAAAGCAATGACAATCGCCGGCTCTGATTCAGGCGGCGGCGCAGGGATACAGGCCGATATTAAAACCTTTCAGGAGCTTGATGTTTTCGGCATGTCTGCCATTACGGCGGTAACCGCTCAAAATACGCTTGGCGTGCATGGGGTGTATCCGCTGACTGTGGAGGCGCTGAGCCAGCAAATTGACGCTGTTGCCGAAGATTTGAGACCAGACGCCGTAAAAACGGGAATGCTCTGGAATGCGGAAATGATTGAAGAAGTGGCGAGAAAAATTGACGAGTACGGGTTTAACCGTGTGATTGTTGATCCAGTTATGATTGCAAAGGGCGGTGCATCCTTGCTGCATGATGAATCAGTTGCCACCTTAAAAGAGCTGCTCATTCCGAGAAGCTACACGATTACGCCGAATGTGCCGGAAGCAGAAACGCTGACTGGAATGACAATCCGCTCACTGGATGACCGGAAAAAAGCAGCGGAGCAGCTCGTCGAGATGGGGGCGCAGAACGTGATTATCAAAGGCGGGCACCAGCCTGAGGACAATCACATTACTGACCTTCTTTTCGATGGGAGCATGTTTATGCAAATTAGCCATCCTTATATCGATACGAAACATACGCATGGCACAGGCTGCACCTTTGCTACGGCATTAACAGCTCAAACCGCTAAAGGAGACAGCATCCATCAGGCTTTCGAGGTTGCGGCCAACTTTGTCCGCGAAGCGGTGGAACATACGCTTGGCATCGGATCGGGCCACGGACCGACAAACCATTTCGCCTTTAAACGAAACAGCTTAAAACAAGCCAATGAGATCACCAGCTGA
- the tenI gene encoding thiazole tautomerase TenI, with amino-acid sequence MELHAITDDCKPVEVLAEVIIAIQNEVDCIHIRERSKSAADILKLIELLSESGVDKRKLVMNGRVDIALFSAIHRVQLPSSSFSPKQVRARFPHLHIGRSVHSLEEAIQAEKEDADCVLFGHVFETDCKKGLEGRGLSLLSTIKQRVSIPVIAIGGMAPGRLRGVKQAGADGIAVMSGIFSSADPLGAARQYSRTLKEMRYEKAL; translated from the coding sequence TTGGAGCTTCACGCCATAACTGATGACTGCAAGCCGGTTGAAGTGTTAGCGGAAGTCATCATAGCCATTCAGAATGAAGTGGATTGCATACACATTCGAGAGCGGTCTAAATCTGCGGCTGACATTTTGAAATTGATTGAGCTTTTATCTGAAAGCGGTGTTGATAAGCGGAAATTGGTCATGAACGGACGAGTGGATATTGCGCTTTTTTCAGCGATTCATCGTGTGCAGCTGCCGAGCAGCAGCTTTTCACCGAAGCAGGTCAGAGCCAGATTTCCGCACCTTCATATCGGGCGGTCGGTGCATTCACTGGAGGAAGCGATTCAAGCAGAAAAGGAAGATGCGGACTGTGTGTTGTTCGGCCATGTGTTTGAAACGGATTGTAAAAAGGGCCTTGAAGGCAGAGGCTTGTCTTTGCTGTCAACTATCAAGCAGCGGGTGTCCATCCCGGTTATTGCGATTGGCGGGATGGCACCGGGCAGATTAAGAGGCGTAAAACAAGCGGGGGCAGACGGGATCGCTGTCATGTCGGGAATTTTTTCATCCGCTGATCCTTTGGGAGCTGCCAGACAATATTCCCGTACGCTAAAGGAGATGCGCTATGAAAAGGCATTATGA